A genomic window from Fibrobacterota bacterium includes:
- a CDS encoding UMP kinase, whose protein sequence is MSTAAPVQYGRILLKLSGEALAAGAGSGIDAALVQRVAREVAQVHSMGVQVGIVVGGGNIIRGGVASGQGIDRVAGDHMGMLATVINCLALQDALEKAGLQTRVTTAIRMDSIAEPFIRRRAIRHLEKGRVVLFAAGTGNPYFTTDSAAALRAIEIHADVLLKATKVDGIYDADPMKVPTAKRYDSVSYREVLDRELKVMDTAAFALCRENSMPILVFDLFEEGNLVKAVSGVKIGTIVNSKGE, encoded by the coding sequence GTGAGCACCGCCGCTCCCGTCCAATATGGTCGCATCCTCCTGAAACTCTCCGGCGAGGCTCTCGCCGCGGGTGCCGGGTCTGGTATCGACGCCGCCCTGGTCCAGCGAGTGGCCCGGGAAGTGGCGCAGGTCCATTCCATGGGCGTGCAGGTGGGCATCGTGGTTGGGGGCGGCAACATCATCCGGGGCGGAGTCGCTTCGGGTCAGGGCATCGATCGCGTCGCTGGCGACCACATGGGAATGTTGGCGACCGTGATCAATTGCCTGGCGCTGCAAGACGCCCTGGAAAAGGCTGGCTTGCAGACGCGCGTGACCACGGCGATCCGCATGGATAGCATCGCGGAACCCTTCATTCGCCGCCGCGCCATCCGTCACTTGGAAAAGGGACGGGTTGTCTTGTTCGCGGCCGGCACCGGAAATCCGTACTTCACCACGGACTCGGCGGCGGCTTTGCGCGCCATCGAAATCCATGCGGATGTGCTTTTGAAGGCCACCAAAGTCGATGGCATCTACGATGCCGATCCGATGAAGGTCCCCACGGCCAAGCGCTACGATTCCGTCTCCTATCGCGAAGTTCTGGATCGTGAACTGAAGGTCATGGATACCGCCGCATTCGCATTGTGCCGCGAAAATTCCATGCCCATCCTGGTGTTCGATCTTTTCGAAGAAGGAAACCTGGTCAAGGCCGTTTCCGGAGTGAAGATCGGAACCATCGTCAATTCCAAGGGAGAGTGA
- the frr gene encoding ribosome recycling factor produces the protein MSASAEERMKKAIENLGREFAKVRTGQANPAMLDSVMVDYYGTPTPIGQVATISVPDARTLGVSPWEKHMIPVVDKAIRASGLGLNPSTEGSMIRVILPPLTEERRKELAKVCKGLAEEARVAVRNIRRDENDSIKKQVKDESLSQDQEKKLLEAMQKLTDRYIAEVDKSFAGKEKEILTV, from the coding sequence ATGTCCGCCTCCGCCGAAGAACGGATGAAGAAGGCCATCGAGAATCTTGGTCGTGAATTCGCCAAAGTGCGAACCGGCCAAGCCAATCCGGCCATGCTCGATTCCGTGATGGTGGACTACTACGGAACACCCACTCCCATCGGGCAAGTGGCCACCATCTCCGTGCCAGATGCGCGCACCTTGGGTGTGAGCCCTTGGGAAAAGCACATGATCCCGGTCGTGGACAAAGCCATTCGCGCTTCTGGATTGGGGCTCAACCCGTCCACCGAAGGCAGCATGATCCGCGTGATCCTGCCCCCTCTGACCGAAGAGCGCCGCAAGGAATTGGCCAAGGTCTGCAAAGGCTTGGCGGAAGAAGCACGCGTGGCGGTTCGCAACATCCGTCGCGACGAAAACGACTCGATCAAGAAACAGGTCAAGGACGAGAGTCTTTCCCAGGACCAGGAAAAGAAACTCCTGGAAGCCATGCAGAAATTGACCGACCGCTACATCGCGGAAGTCGACAAATCCTTCGCGGGCAAGGAAAAGGAAATCCTCACCGTCTGA
- a CDS encoding isoprenyl transferase, protein MTQPLRHLAIIMDGNGRWAKSKGWDRTAGHRAGTDATRRIVRACGERKIEHLTLYTFSSENWGRPPIEVRALMSLLVEMVEREVDDLNANNVRLRTIGDLSKLPDRTREALEAGVEKTSTNTGLQLHLALSYGGRAEILDGVRRLARAAQTGRVSPEEISEEMFRRHLDAPDVPDPDLMIRTAGDHRISNFLLWQAAYSELWFTDVLWPDFDSQHLDEAIAHYQGRQRRFGKVPDQL, encoded by the coding sequence ATGACGCAACCTCTCCGGCACCTGGCCATCATCATGGATGGCAATGGACGCTGGGCAAAGTCCAAAGGCTGGGATCGCACCGCTGGCCACAGAGCCGGAACGGATGCGACGCGCCGTATCGTCAGGGCTTGTGGCGAGCGCAAGATCGAACACCTGACGCTCTACACCTTTTCCAGCGAAAACTGGGGGCGCCCGCCCATCGAGGTGCGCGCCTTGATGTCTCTTCTGGTGGAAATGGTCGAGCGTGAAGTGGACGACCTCAACGCCAACAACGTCCGGTTGCGGACCATCGGCGATTTGTCCAAGCTTCCCGATCGCACACGGGAAGCCTTGGAGGCAGGCGTGGAAAAGACCTCCACGAACACTGGCCTGCAACTGCACCTGGCGCTCTCCTACGGAGGAAGGGCGGAAATCCTGGATGGTGTCCGGCGCTTGGCGCGGGCCGCCCAGACCGGGCGTGTTTCGCCCGAGGAAATCTCCGAGGAGATGTTCCGCCGCCATCTGGATGCGCCGGATGTGCCGGATCCCGATCTGATGATCCGGACAGCTGGCGATCACCGCATTTCCAATTTCCTGCTCTGGCAGGCCGCCTACTCGGAACTATGGTTCACGGATGTTCTCTGGCCAGATTTTGACTCCCAACATCTGGACGAGGCGATCGCCCACTACCAAGGGCGTCAACGGCGCTTTGGAAAGGTTCCGGATCAGCTATGA
- a CDS encoding phosphatidate cytidylyltransferase, with the protein MTLSNNTQRILFGVIAGPLVLWLLWLGSWPRELLFSVFLAGAMWEYLRILRHKYPAIGVETEMVLPVIVGFLAWISPSGPLARLNYSLDLALVLTVAWILLQAFRRLERDDVFPWVAMAVSGLLYFGVWGSSLFALCTGRGGGWGPLAQLLFAIGVCWIGDSAAYFAGRAFGKHKLCPELSPGKTIEGAVAAVIATSAFGAWMVPAHLDGTIWMGVGIGAILGVAAILGDLLESVLKRWAGVKDSSKLFPGHGGILDRLDSLFLVAPLLMAILHSFRHGIMR; encoded by the coding sequence ATGACATTGTCCAACAACACGCAGCGCATCTTGTTCGGGGTGATCGCCGGTCCGCTTGTGCTTTGGTTGCTGTGGCTGGGAAGCTGGCCACGGGAACTTTTGTTCTCCGTGTTCCTGGCTGGAGCGATGTGGGAGTACTTGCGGATCCTTCGCCACAAGTACCCGGCGATCGGCGTGGAAACGGAAATGGTCCTTCCCGTGATCGTCGGATTTTTGGCGTGGATCTCGCCATCGGGCCCGTTGGCCCGGCTCAACTACTCGTTGGATCTCGCCCTGGTCCTCACGGTGGCTTGGATTCTCCTGCAGGCCTTCCGTCGGTTGGAACGCGACGATGTCTTCCCATGGGTCGCCATGGCCGTTTCCGGCCTTCTCTACTTCGGCGTGTGGGGTTCCAGCCTCTTTGCCCTCTGCACGGGGCGCGGCGGCGGCTGGGGGCCTCTGGCGCAGTTGTTGTTCGCCATTGGTGTGTGCTGGATCGGTGACTCCGCCGCGTACTTTGCCGGGCGCGCCTTCGGCAAGCACAAGCTCTGCCCGGAATTGTCTCCAGGCAAGACCATCGAAGGGGCCGTGGCCGCCGTGATCGCCACCTCGGCGTTCGGCGCTTGGATGGTTCCCGCCCATCTGGACGGAACGATCTGGATGGGTGTTGGGATCGGAGCGATTCTGGGCGTGGCCGCCATCCTCGGCGACCTTCTGGAAAGCGTCCTCAAGCGTTGGGCAGGTGTCAAGGACAGCTCCAAGCTGTTTCCAGGGCACGGCGGCATCCTGGATCGCCTCGATTCCTTGTTTTTGGTGGCGCCTCTTCTGATGGCGATCCTCCACAGCTTCCGTCATGGGATCATGCGCTGA
- the ispE gene encoding 4-(cytidine 5'-diphospho)-2-C-methyl-D-erythritol kinase, whose product MLKYRSVSKINLHLRILGLLPDRRHELATCFQAIDYGDELSFEDSDTLTLTCDDPNLGPQEGNLVWKAAKLLQERAGITRGASIHLRKIVPYGAGLGGGSGDAATALVALNRLWGIGFSAQALEDLGRKLGADVPFLVRGGASWATGAGDDLARCAALSPEIGILVATPSVAVPTPWAYGTWDQLHPDPLPKRAGMTNFPALHSQDLLRMEELRGRLANDFEEVVFPRYPEIQRLRDELVEAGAAAALLSGSGSSVFGLFPSREVPLSPPKDWGDRGVRWRWCSPAGGPLEI is encoded by the coding sequence ATGCTGAAGTATCGATCCGTCAGCAAGATCAACCTGCACCTGCGCATCCTGGGGCTTCTCCCGGATCGGCGCCATGAGCTGGCCACTTGTTTCCAGGCGATCGATTACGGGGACGAACTTTCCTTCGAAGACAGCGACACGCTGACGCTGACCTGCGACGACCCCAATCTCGGGCCGCAGGAAGGCAACCTTGTCTGGAAAGCCGCCAAGCTTCTGCAGGAGCGCGCGGGGATCACCCGTGGAGCCTCCATCCATCTGCGCAAGATCGTTCCCTACGGGGCGGGGCTTGGCGGCGGCTCAGGGGATGCGGCCACGGCCTTGGTGGCCCTGAATCGTTTGTGGGGCATTGGTTTTTCGGCACAAGCGCTGGAGGACCTGGGCCGCAAACTCGGCGCGGATGTTCCGTTTTTGGTGCGGGGGGGAGCCTCCTGGGCAACCGGCGCTGGCGATGATTTGGCCCGCTGCGCGGCCCTTTCCCCCGAGATCGGGATCCTTGTCGCCACCCCTTCCGTTGCCGTTCCAACGCCCTGGGCATACGGCACTTGGGACCAGTTGCATCCTGACCCGTTGCCGAAGCGCGCAGGGATGACTAATTTCCCCGCCCTGCACAGCCAAGACCTCCTTCGTATGGAGGAGCTTCGTGGTCGGTTGGCAAACGATTTCGAGGAAGTGGTTTTTCCACGCTATCCCGAGATCCAACGCCTCCGGGACGAACTTGTCGAGGCAGGTGCGGCGGCGGCTCTGCTTTCGGGAAGCGGATCCAGCGTCTTCGGGCTCTTCCCATCCAGGGAAGTCCCCCTCTCGCCACCAAAGGATTGGGGCGATCGCGGGGTCCGGTGGCGGTGGTGCTCTCCGGCAGGAGGACCGCTCGAGATCTGA
- a CDS encoding 50S ribosomal protein L25, with protein sequence MSATLAIQAREKGTKSQIKTLRKSGKIPAVLYGRKTASQSVTVDAAEFRKFLVDGNRNRLLDLALPTGTTVKAYVKEIVRAKITREVDHLDFQVVEAGDSITYKVPLTIVGVPVGVKVGGGNLNVAKKDLKVRVLAEAMKDALEVDVSALEKGQVFYVNQVEFPGGTILTPGRQAIATVA encoded by the coding sequence ATGAGCGCCACCCTAGCCATCCAGGCCCGCGAGAAGGGCACCAAGTCGCAGATCAAGACTCTGCGCAAATCCGGCAAGATCCCCGCCGTGCTCTATGGCCGCAAGACCGCCAGCCAGTCCGTCACGGTGGATGCCGCCGAGTTTCGCAAGTTCCTGGTCGACGGCAATCGCAACCGCCTTCTGGACCTCGCGCTGCCCACCGGCACCACGGTCAAGGCCTACGTCAAGGAAATCGTGCGCGCCAAGATCACCCGCGAAGTCGATCACCTCGACTTCCAGGTCGTCGAAGCGGGCGACTCCATCACCTACAAGGTGCCCCTGACCATCGTCGGCGTGCCCGTCGGCGTGAAGGTCGGCGGCGGCAACTTGAACGTCGCCAAGAAGGACCTCAAGGTCCGCGTGTTGGCCGAGGCCATGAAGGATGCGCTGGAAGTGGACGTCTCCGCCTTGGAGAAGGGCCAGGTCTTCTACGTGAACCAGGTCGAATTCCCAGGCGGAACCATTCTGACCCCGGGTCGCCAGGCGATCGCTACCGTCGCTTGA
- a CDS encoding aminoacyl-tRNA hydrolase — translation MKLLVGLGNPGERYARTRHNIGFLALDALASRRGVSFSKGRSDALVAKLALGGEEILAAKPQTFMNLSGASVQGLMTFHKVHPRDVFVVVDDMLLDLGRFRVRAGGSHGGHNGLRDIEERIGKDYNRLRVGVGQKPPQWDLADWVLSRFSDVETLALEKRFPALEDCLVTWFQKGEQAAATGFNGPWKPDIQA, via the coding sequence ATGAAGCTTCTGGTGGGGCTGGGAAATCCCGGCGAGCGCTATGCGCGGACCCGCCACAACATCGGTTTTCTCGCTTTGGACGCCCTGGCCTCTCGCCGGGGCGTTTCTTTTTCCAAGGGACGTTCCGATGCTTTGGTGGCGAAGCTGGCGCTTGGGGGAGAGGAAATCCTCGCGGCCAAACCGCAGACCTTCATGAATCTGTCGGGGGCTTCCGTGCAGGGCCTGATGACCTTCCACAAGGTCCACCCTCGCGATGTCTTCGTGGTGGTCGACGACATGCTCCTGGACTTGGGGCGCTTCCGGGTGCGCGCAGGGGGCTCCCACGGAGGCCACAACGGCCTGCGGGACATCGAAGAGCGGATCGGCAAGGATTATAACCGGCTTCGGGTGGGAGTAGGCCAGAAGCCTCCCCAGTGGGATCTGGCGGACTGGGTCCTGTCGCGATTTTCCGATGTGGAAACACTTGCGCTGGAAAAAAGATTCCCAGCATTGGAAGATTGTCTCGTGACGTGGTTTCAGAAAGGCGAACAGGCGGCCGCGACCGGTTTCAACGGACCGTGGAAGCCGGACATCCAAGCATGA
- a CDS encoding PilZ domain-containing protein → MNIHLLANSIPYSASERSAGAIASDIMVAPPATMSQVGLVAALLLAILAVVVLVEVLRRRRELLARSRARWDHFAVLARQAGLEEEDITRMRTMHMDMDAMHAPDAMLRIPAVYDRALDSWIRSRGGTLSEREWTNLHRVRTRLKFHSLSSETSLSHTRQISDHQEVRLSTEEGDWAGSGSVISNREDRLDVHVKLLPPAGTSRLRVAFSRQGDGEYKAILSIAGIETQHQTLQFSHTDQIVRQQLRMWVRVPVLLPGKMRRVVAPDGTSHAFDEFDVTLLDLSGGGAMISSSQMMEVESRGVLDFQLGENRMEGLRFVMLRSGRAQRSGTGHVCHLCFESIDVQTQERIMRYVFERQRAGRITG, encoded by the coding sequence ATGAACATCCACCTCTTGGCAAATTCGATCCCATATTCGGCCTCCGAGCGTTCCGCCGGAGCGATCGCCAGCGACATCATGGTCGCGCCACCCGCCACGATGAGCCAGGTGGGGTTGGTCGCTGCGCTTCTCCTGGCGATCCTGGCCGTGGTGGTGCTCGTGGAGGTCTTGCGGCGTCGCAGGGAGCTTTTGGCCCGATCTCGTGCGCGCTGGGATCATTTCGCCGTCCTGGCCCGCCAAGCCGGTCTGGAAGAGGAAGACATCACCCGGATGCGGACCATGCACATGGACATGGACGCCATGCATGCTCCCGATGCGATGCTGCGCATCCCCGCCGTCTACGATCGAGCGTTGGACTCGTGGATCCGTTCCCGAGGAGGCACCCTCTCCGAGCGGGAATGGACAAATCTCCACCGGGTCCGCACCAGACTCAAATTCCACAGCTTGTCGTCCGAGACAAGCCTTTCGCACACCCGACAGATTTCCGACCATCAGGAAGTCCGATTGTCCACGGAGGAAGGCGACTGGGCAGGAAGCGGCTCGGTCATCAGCAACCGGGAGGACCGGTTGGACGTGCACGTCAAATTGCTGCCGCCAGCGGGGACCAGTCGGCTGCGGGTGGCTTTCTCCAGACAGGGTGACGGCGAGTACAAAGCGATCCTTTCGATCGCGGGAATCGAAACCCAGCACCAGACCCTGCAATTTTCGCACACCGACCAGATCGTCCGACAACAATTGCGCATGTGGGTGCGTGTCCCGGTGCTACTGCCTGGCAAAATGCGGCGTGTGGTGGCACCCGACGGAACCTCCCACGCCTTCGACGAATTCGACGTGACGCTTCTCGACTTGTCCGGAGGTGGAGCCATGATCTCTTCCTCCCAGATGATGGAAGTGGAGTCGCGCGGTGTTCTGGACTTCCAGCTGGGCGAAAATCGGATGGAAGGTCTGCGGTTTGTGATGTTGCGTTCCGGTCGAGCGCAACGCAGCGGGACAGGACATGTCTGTCATCTTTGCTTCGAGAGCATCGACGTCCAGACCCAAGAACGGATTATGCGCTATGTCTTTGAACGGCAGCGAGCAGGAAGAATCACCGGCTGA
- the pilM gene encoding type IV pilus assembly protein PilM translates to MSALTNFVSRLRGETVTVGLDIGNHSAKLVKMHHRRSGPVLMAAGIQELKPETIVGGEIKNRDALIEALTSLVHRTDDGIKDVTLSLSWSFGVLGDRIHLKSTKGQSDEDTVLGEASQRPPFDVENITLDYKILRRNVETSDMEVLLVAAKNQVMQSYIDVVLEAGLRPIVIDVDAFAFANAYNWTVGNSEADEVVALINIGDNLTNITFLKGGIYQSTRDVSTAGDYFVKYLMRQFKLPRDQAITLLKGKDTDKFDATQLARAIEFSCEELSLGIDLAFQYYQSSEKSARIQKIILCGGGACIPGVPEYLGRRHEAQVLVLNPLSSIQKDPEKFPDPIPDTVSTLLTVAVGMALRKV, encoded by the coding sequence TTGAGCGCTCTCACCAATTTTGTCAGCCGCCTTCGAGGCGAGACGGTCACAGTCGGACTGGACATCGGTAATCATTCGGCGAAGCTGGTGAAAATGCACCATCGTCGTTCGGGGCCGGTGCTCATGGCTGCTGGGATCCAAGAACTGAAACCAGAAACCATCGTCGGTGGTGAAATCAAGAATCGCGATGCGCTGATCGAAGCGCTCACGTCATTGGTCCACCGGACAGATGATGGCATCAAGGACGTGACCCTGTCGCTGTCCTGGAGTTTCGGCGTCTTGGGCGATCGGATCCATCTGAAATCCACCAAGGGTCAATCGGACGAGGACACCGTTCTCGGCGAGGCCAGCCAACGGCCGCCGTTTGACGTGGAAAACATCACGCTGGACTACAAGATCCTGCGTCGCAACGTGGAGACCTCCGACATGGAGGTTCTCCTGGTGGCGGCCAAAAACCAGGTGATGCAGTCGTACATCGATGTGGTGTTGGAAGCCGGATTGCGTCCGATCGTCATCGATGTGGATGCTTTCGCGTTCGCCAACGCATACAACTGGACCGTCGGCAACTCCGAGGCGGACGAAGTCGTGGCGCTGATCAACATCGGCGACAACCTCACGAACATCACCTTCCTCAAGGGCGGCATCTACCAGAGCACCCGCGACGTCAGCACGGCGGGTGATTATTTCGTGAAGTACCTGATGCGCCAGTTCAAGTTGCCGCGCGACCAGGCGATCACCTTGCTCAAGGGCAAGGATACCGACAAGTTCGATGCGACCCAATTGGCGCGTGCGATCGAATTCTCCTGCGAGGAATTGTCCCTGGGGATCGATCTGGCCTTCCAGTACTACCAATCCTCCGAGAAGTCCGCACGGATCCAGAAGATCATCCTCTGCGGTGGCGGAGCCTGCATTCCCGGCGTGCCCGAGTATCTCGGACGCAGGCATGAAGCCCAGGTATTGGTTCTCAATCCACTCTCCAGCATCCAGAAGGATCCGGAGAAATTCCCTGACCCGATTCCCGACACGGTGAGCACCTTGCTCACGGTCGCCGTCGGCATGGCCTTGCGGAAGGTGTGA
- a CDS encoding PilN domain-containing protein produces the protein MASMIEVNLLPMEYRVVRKDYSYLTDRRAVWGTVLVVTVLVLVWLHFMTLVATATSREGQIDDLRKEIKKYDTVKTEIKRLEDLKAQQEAKNVSLKSISVSKKRWVRIFEDVNASLPPHTWIISIKEEADKQDQLAIQARTFVFQEVAGFMLQLERRPFFLPPNLESIEQVKAEGTQNATAFSFTLHCPLNPAIHTDGPAQGDTVGHAH, from the coding sequence ATGGCCTCGATGATCGAAGTCAACCTTCTTCCCATGGAATACCGGGTGGTCCGCAAGGACTACTCGTACCTCACGGACCGCCGCGCGGTGTGGGGGACAGTCCTTGTCGTGACGGTTCTTGTCCTGGTCTGGCTCCATTTCATGACCCTGGTGGCCACCGCCACCTCGCGGGAAGGCCAGATCGACGATCTTCGCAAGGAGATCAAGAAATACGACACCGTGAAGACGGAAATCAAACGCCTGGAAGACCTCAAGGCCCAGCAGGAAGCCAAGAACGTTTCGTTGAAGAGCATCTCCGTTTCCAAGAAACGCTGGGTGCGGATCTTCGAGGACGTCAACGCGAGCTTGCCGCCCCATACCTGGATCATCTCGATCAAGGAAGAGGCCGACAAGCAGGACCAGCTGGCCATCCAGGCCCGCACGTTCGTTTTCCAGGAAGTGGCGGGCTTCATGCTCCAGCTGGAACGGCGGCCGTTCTTCCTGCCGCCCAACCTGGAATCGATCGAACAGGTCAAGGCCGAGGGAACCCAGAACGCCACGGCGTTCTCGTTCACCTTGCATTGCCCTCTCAACCCGGCCATCCACACGGACGGCCCAGCCCAGGGGGATACCGTTGGCCACGCGCATTGA
- the pilO gene encoding type 4a pilus biogenesis protein PilO, which translates to MATRIDLKDRLTVYLVFCVLVAVGVGYYHWMYIATPRYQHIDELNAEQQKLSQELTVVRTQTQRLVQIREELKNAEVEFAKLQEMFPDREKIPSRLQDLLTVTRRAGTVTTKFVPQPSVQQKYYAENNYKIAIAGNYHSIGEMFAEFANFKYPTSIQKMNIVVSPNLKTELESADKHGTVPTTVAAEFDFTTYTSGK; encoded by the coding sequence TTGGCCACGCGCATTGATCTGAAGGATCGCCTGACCGTCTATCTGGTCTTTTGCGTCCTGGTTGCCGTCGGTGTCGGCTACTACCACTGGATGTACATCGCCACGCCGCGCTACCAGCACATCGACGAGCTGAACGCCGAGCAGCAGAAATTGTCCCAGGAGCTGACCGTCGTGCGCACCCAGACCCAGCGGCTCGTGCAGATCCGCGAGGAACTGAAGAATGCGGAAGTCGAGTTCGCCAAGCTGCAGGAGATGTTTCCGGATCGGGAGAAGATCCCTTCCCGTCTGCAGGACCTGCTGACCGTCACGCGCCGTGCCGGCACGGTGACCACCAAGTTCGTGCCCCAGCCGAGCGTGCAGCAGAAGTACTACGCGGAAAACAACTACAAGATCGCGATCGCGGGCAACTACCACAGCATCGGCGAAATGTTCGCCGAATTCGCGAACTTCAAATACCCCACGTCCATCCAGAAGATGAACATCGTGGTTTCACCGAATCTCAAGACCGAACTCGAAAGCGCGGACAAGCACGGAACCGTGCCCACCACCGTGGCCGCCGAGTTCGACTTCACCACCTACACATCGGGGAAGTGA
- the pilQ gene encoding type IV pilus secretin PilQ produces the protein MSRKPRNVATSVGIALALGLALPQAVMAQDSAAIARMKPGAGKVPAIGTLEFTNTDVRSVFRLLSEYSAVDIVVDPAVSGSINTVVTNKTWQEVVHIVAKMMNLTVTNELGYLYVQKTEDYQKRLLERAAANTAQDQAAKLQRKIIRISNARADEMEKAIKDQISPRGKITVVARTNSLILVDGPEQIAAIEKVIRQLDLETNQILIEAKLVQVESNALQELGINWSLNSGAGMGWKTAPNGLGSNGNLGGGPFKGGNATINTPASKSSQGVAFGLLNGNLGVAISHLLETGKAEILATPQITTLDNKEARIFMGDQVPIQTKDVSGNTVTTMFNAGTELIVLPQITAPDRVLLNLKPKKDNYQVVAGAGVVIRKQEAETNVVVTDGETVVIGGLVERSENKSEAGVPLLKDIPLLGVLFRYTRHELVKKDLAIFVTPRIVRRGLVPMPTPVAEQDLAKAATAPSAEPPAMASAPAPATVPAPPDPVPPPPVAPPAELYTAPSEPSAGPIN, from the coding sequence ATGAGCCGCAAACCGCGCAATGTCGCGACCTCGGTGGGGATCGCCCTGGCTCTCGGGCTCGCACTGCCCCAAGCCGTGATGGCCCAGGACTCGGCCGCGATCGCCCGCATGAAGCCTGGAGCTGGCAAAGTGCCGGCCATCGGCACGTTGGAATTCACGAACACGGATGTTCGCTCCGTCTTCCGGCTGTTGTCGGAATACAGCGCGGTCGACATCGTGGTGGATCCTGCCGTCAGTGGGTCCATCAATACGGTGGTCACCAACAAGACCTGGCAGGAGGTCGTCCACATCGTCGCCAAGATGATGAATCTGACGGTCACCAACGAGTTGGGTTATCTGTACGTCCAAAAGACGGAAGACTACCAGAAGCGCCTTCTGGAACGCGCGGCGGCCAATACCGCCCAGGACCAGGCAGCCAAACTGCAGCGCAAGATCATCCGCATCTCCAACGCCCGTGCCGACGAGATGGAAAAGGCGATCAAGGACCAGATCTCGCCGCGTGGCAAGATCACCGTGGTGGCTCGGACCAACAGCCTGATCCTGGTCGATGGCCCCGAGCAGATCGCCGCCATCGAGAAGGTGATCCGCCAGTTGGATCTGGAGACCAACCAGATCCTCATCGAGGCCAAGCTGGTGCAGGTGGAATCGAACGCATTGCAGGAACTGGGCATCAACTGGAGCCTCAATTCCGGCGCAGGGATGGGTTGGAAAACCGCACCTAACGGTCTGGGCTCGAACGGAAATCTCGGCGGCGGCCCCTTCAAGGGCGGCAATGCGACCATCAACACGCCGGCGTCGAAGTCCTCCCAGGGTGTCGCGTTCGGCTTGCTGAACGGCAATTTGGGTGTTGCGATCTCCCACTTGCTGGAAACGGGCAAAGCCGAGATCTTGGCGACTCCGCAGATCACCACGCTGGACAACAAGGAAGCGCGGATCTTCATGGGCGATCAAGTGCCCATCCAGACCAAGGACGTTTCCGGCAACACGGTCACCACGATGTTCAACGCGGGCACGGAATTGATCGTGCTTCCGCAGATCACCGCTCCGGACCGGGTTTTGCTCAATCTGAAGCCGAAGAAGGACAACTACCAGGTGGTCGCCGGCGCGGGCGTGGTCATCCGCAAGCAGGAAGCCGAAACCAATGTGGTCGTGACCGATGGTGAAACCGTGGTGATCGGTGGATTGGTGGAGCGCTCGGAGAACAAGTCGGAAGCGGGTGTGCCCTTGCTCAAGGACATTCCTCTGCTGGGTGTTCTCTTCCGCTACACGCGCCATGAATTGGTGAAGAAGGATCTTGCCATCTTCGTCACGCCTCGCATCGTGCGTCGCGGATTGGTTCCCATGCCCACTCCCGTGGCCGAGCAGGATCTGGCGAAGGCCGCGACAGCGCCTTCCGCCGAGCCACCCGCGATGGCTTCCGCTCCCGCACCTGCAACGGTACCGGCACCTCCTGACCCTGTCCCACCGCCCCCGGTGGCCCCGCCGGCGGAGTTGTACACAGCTCCGAGCGAACCCTCGGCTGGACCGATCAACTGA